In a genomic window of Wyeomyia smithii strain HCP4-BCI-WySm-NY-G18 chromosome 1, ASM2978416v1, whole genome shotgun sequence:
- the LOC129730296 gene encoding mediator of RNA polymerase II transcription subunit 27 yields MNLEPINNALSHLRVLRSSVGQVFESLGNGVRAEHGEEGKEQKFLHELQEHLNAVNSNLREFEVCINDLTPPQAPFNLANTAYLSLETNLERQALYPHLVQSYKWHDKLHEYSTFASTLLQQNTLKRSYYGNTKRRRSLPSSHLATPQTVDNLIGGIHFNNMNLKIVRPSMTNAILHITIARVLRAAVILKGLLIEWVTVKGYDESLLDGVDEHWTESRHQVFRKVQDHAHSAMLHFFSPTLPELAIRSFITWFRSYVTLFADPCKKCGKHLHNTLPPTWRDLRTLEPFHEECKQ; encoded by the exons ATGAATTTAGAACCGATTAACAATGCTTTATCTCATTTGCGAGTTTTACGATCCAGCGTTGGTCAAGTTTTTGAATCCCTTGGAAATGGTGTCCGAGCAGAACACGGCGAAGAAGGCAAAGAGCAAAAGTTTCTGCACGAATTGCAAGAGCATCTGAATGCCGTAAATTCAAATCTCAG AGAATTCGAGGTATGCATCAATGATCTTACGCCGCCGCAGGCTCCTTTTAATCTGGCCAACACAGCGTATCTCTCGCTGGAAACTAACCTTGAACGACAGGCCCTGTACCCACATCTAGTACAAAGCTACAAGTGGCATGATAAACTGCACGAGTACAGCACCTTTGCCTCAACGCTGCTGCAGCAAAATACTCTCAAACGATCCTATTATGGCAACACCAAGCGGCGAAGGTCTCTACCTTCTAGCCATCTCGCTACCCCGCA AACGGTGGATAACCTCATTGGTGGTATTCACTTTAACAACATGAACCTAAAAATCGTTCGTCCCTCGATGACGAACGCAATCTTGCAC ATTACAATAGCGCGCGTGTTACGAGCGGCCGTCATTTTGAAGGGGTTACTTATCGAGTGGGTCACCGTGAAGGGTTACGACGAGTCCCTGCTGGACGGAGTCGATGAACACTGGACCGAATCGCGCCACCAGGTTTTCCGGAAGGTGCAGGACCATGCTCATTCGGCCATGTTGCACTTCTTTTCACCAACTTTGCCTGAGCTGGCGATTCGTAGCTTCATT ACTTGGTTCCGCAGTTATGTGACACTGTTTGCTGATCCGTGCAAAAAGTGCGGCAAGCATTTGCATAATACTCTGCCACCCACGTGGAGAGATCTGCGAACCTTGGAGCCTTTTCACGAGGAGTGCAAACAGTAA
- the LOC129730286 gene encoding protein transport protein Sec23A isoform X2, whose product MTTYEEFIQQNEDRDGIRFTWNVWPSSRLDASRMVVPLGCLYQPLKERPDLPPILYDPVVCTRTTCRAILNPMCQVDYRAKLWVCNFCFQRNPFPPQYAAISEQHQPAELIAGFSTIEYTITRAPCLPPVFLFVVDTCMDEEELTALKDSLQMSLSLLPANALVGLITFGKMVQVHELGTDGCSKSYVFRGTKDLSAKQIQDMLGIGRAPGPNQQQPQQRGPTGPVPPANRFLQPLHKCDMALTDLLGELQRDPWPVPQGKRFLRSTGAALSIAVGLLECTYPNTGARTMLFLGGPCSQGPGQVVDDELKHPIRSHHDIQKDNAKYMKKAIKHYEALALRSATNGHCIDIYSCALDQTGLMELKQCCNSTGGHMVMGDSFNSSLFKQTYQRVFAVDQKGDLKMAFNGTLEIKCSRELKIEGGIGSCVSLNVKNASVADSEIGMGGTAQWKLCTMTPNSTMAFFFEVANQHAAPIPQGGRGCLQFITQYQHSSGQRRIRVTTVARSWADATANLHMISAGFDQEAAAVLMSRMVVYRAESDDGPDTLRWVDRQLIRLCQKFGEYSKDDPNSFRLAENFSLFPQFMYHLRRSQFLQVFNNSPDETTFYRHMLMREDLTQSLIMIQPILYSYSFNGPPEPVLLDTSSIQPDRILLMDTFFQILIFHGETIAQWRNLKYQDMPEYENFKQLLQAPVDDAQEILQTRFPMPRYIDTEQGGSQARFLLSKVNPSQTHNNMYAYGQDGGASVLTDDVSLQVFMEHLKKLAVSSTT is encoded by the exons ATGACAACGTACGAAGAATTTATACAGCAGAACGAGGACCGTGACGGCATTCGTTTTACTTGGAATGTTTGGCCTTCGAGTCGACTGGATGCTAGCCGTATGGTCGTCCCGCTCGGTTGTTTGTACCAACCGTTGAAAGAGCGTCCGGATCTTCCGCCGATACTGTACGATCCGGTTGTTTGCACCAGAACTACCTGTCGAGCTATTCTGAATCCGATGTGCCAGGTGGACTACCGCGCTAAACTGTGGGTGTGCAATTTTTGCTTCCAGCGTAATCCATTTCCACCCCAGTATGCGGCTATCTCGGAACAGCACCAACCGGCGGAGTTGATTGCGGGTTTTAGTACGATAGAATACACAATTACCAGGGCGCCTTGTTTGCCGCCGGTATTTTTGTTCGTGGTCGACACTTGTATGGACGAGGAAGAACTGACAGCACTGAAGGATTCTCTACAGATGTCACTCAGTTTATTGCCAGCGAATGCATTGGTTGGCTTGATTACCTTCGGGAAAATGGTTCAAGTGCATGAACTCGGAACGGATGGATGCTCCAAAAGTTACGTTTTTCGTggaacgaaggatttatcggCGAAGCAAATTCAGGATATGCTTGGCATTGGAAGAGCACCTGGACCGAATCAACAGCAGCCCCAACAGCGAGGTCCTACCGGGCCAGTACCACCGGCTAATCGTTTTTTACAACCGCTACATAAATGCGACATGGCACTGACCGACCTACTTGGTGAGCTACAACGGGATCCGTGGCCTGTTCCACAAGGCAAGCGATTCCTGCGTTCAACAGGAGCAGCACTTTCCATTGCGGTTGGCTTACTGGAATGTACCTACCCGAATACCGGTGCTCGTACGATGTTGTTCCTCGGGGGTCCCTGCTCGCAGGGTCCCGGTCAAGTAGTGGACGATGAACTGAAACATCCAATTCGATCCCATCACGATATCCAAAAGGACAATGCCAAGTATATGAAAAAAGCTATCAAACATTACGAAGCACTTGCGCTGAGGTCGGCGACCAACGGCCATTGCATTGATATTTATTCTTGCGCACTTGATCAAACCGGTCTAATGGAGTTGAAGCAGTGCTGTAACTCAACCGGTGGTCATATGGTTATGGGAGATTCATTCAATTCGTCACTATTTAAACAAACTTACCAGCGAGTTTTTGCAGTGGATCAAAAAGGTGATTTAAAAATGGCTTTCAACGGAACGTTGGAGATTAAATGTTCTCGGGAGCTTAAAATCGAAGGTGGTATAGGATCTTGTGTTTCTTTGAACGTTAAAAACGCTTCGGTGGCCGACTCGGAGATAGGCATGGGAGGAACCGCACAATGGAAACTCTGTACCATGACTCCAAACAGTACGATGGCATTCTTTTTCGAGGTAGCTAATCAGCATGCCGCTCCAATACCTCAGGGCGGTCGGGGTTGCCTACAGTTTATCACTCAGTACCAACATTCCAGTGGTCAGCGAAGGATTCGGGTTACTACTGTGGCACGTAGCTGGGCGGATGCCACTGCAAATCTTCACATGATAAGCGCCGGCTTCGATCAGGAAGCTGCCGCTGTGCTTATGTCTCGGATGGTTGTCTATCGGGCCGAATCGGACGACGGACCTGACACTTTGCGCTGGGTTGATCGGCAGCTCATCCGGCTGTGCCAGAAATTCGGTGAATACAGTAAAGATGATCCCAACAGTTTCCGGCTGGCGGAGAATTTTTCATTGTTCCCGCAGTTCATGTACCATCTGCGACGATCGCAGTTTCTACAAGTATTTAATAACTCGCCTGATGAAACTACATTTTACCGGCACATGCTCATGCGGGAAGACCTCACCCAATCGCTGATCATGATTCAACCAATTCTGTACTCCTATTCGTTCAACGGTCCACCAGAACCGGTCCTACTAGACACGTCGTCCATCCAGCCAGATCGCATTTTGCTGATGGATACTTTCTTCCAAATTCTTATCTTCCATGGGGAAACAATAGCGCAGTGGCGTAATCTGAAGTATCAAGATATGCCCGAATACGAAAACTTTAAGCAACTGCTGCAAGCTCCGGTCGACGATGCTCAGGAAATTTTACAAACCCGTTTTCCGATGCCACGGTACATTGACACCGAACAGGGCGGTTCACAGGCTCGATTTCTGCTATCCAAAGTAAACCCCTCGCAGACGCATAACAACATGTACGCCTACGGACAG GATGGAGGAGCGTCGGTACTCACGGACGATGTGTCGCTGCAAGTATTCATGGAGCATCTGAAAAAGCTAGCAGTTTCGTCTACTACGTGA
- the LOC129730286 gene encoding protein transport protein Sec23A isoform X1, with the protein MTTYEEFIQQNEDRDGIRFTWNVWPSSRLDASRMVVPLGCLYQPLKERPDLPPILYDPVVCTRTTCRAILNPMCQVDYRAKLWVCNFCFQRNPFPPQYAAISEQHQPAELIAGFSTIEYTITRAPCLPPVFLFVVDTCMDEEELTALKDSLQMSLSLLPANALVGLITFGKMVQVHELGTDGCSKSYVFRGTKDLSAKQIQDMLGIGRAPGPNQQQPQQRGPTGPVPPANRFLQPLHKCDMALTDLLGELQRDPWPVPQGKRFLRSTGAALSIAVGLLECTYPNTGARTMLFLGGPCSQGPGQVVDDELKHPIRSHHDIQKDNAKYMKKAIKHYEALALRSATNGHCIDIYSCALDQTGLMELKQCCNSTGGHMVMGDSFNSSLFKQTYQRVFAVDQKGDLKMAFNGTLEIKCSRELKIEGGIGSCVSLNVKNASVADSEIGMGGTAQWKLCTMTPNSTMAFFFEVANQHAAPIPQGGRGCLQFITQYQHSSGQRRIRVTTVARSWADATANLHMISAGFDQEAAAVLMSRMVVYRAESDDGPDTLRWVDRQLIRLCQKFGEYSKDDPNSFRLAENFSLFPQFMYHLRRSQFLQVFNNSPDETTFYRHMLMREDLTQSLIMIQPILYSYSFNGPPEPVLLDTSSIQPDRILLMDTFFQILIFHGETIAQWRNLKYQDMPEYENFKQLLQAPVDDAQEILQTRFPMPRYIDTEQGGSQARFLLSKVNPSQTHNNMYAYGQMAASTADGGASVLTDDVSLQVFMEHLKKLAVSSTT; encoded by the exons ATGACAACGTACGAAGAATTTATACAGCAGAACGAGGACCGTGACGGCATTCGTTTTACTTGGAATGTTTGGCCTTCGAGTCGACTGGATGCTAGCCGTATGGTCGTCCCGCTCGGTTGTTTGTACCAACCGTTGAAAGAGCGTCCGGATCTTCCGCCGATACTGTACGATCCGGTTGTTTGCACCAGAACTACCTGTCGAGCTATTCTGAATCCGATGTGCCAGGTGGACTACCGCGCTAAACTGTGGGTGTGCAATTTTTGCTTCCAGCGTAATCCATTTCCACCCCAGTATGCGGCTATCTCGGAACAGCACCAACCGGCGGAGTTGATTGCGGGTTTTAGTACGATAGAATACACAATTACCAGGGCGCCTTGTTTGCCGCCGGTATTTTTGTTCGTGGTCGACACTTGTATGGACGAGGAAGAACTGACAGCACTGAAGGATTCTCTACAGATGTCACTCAGTTTATTGCCAGCGAATGCATTGGTTGGCTTGATTACCTTCGGGAAAATGGTTCAAGTGCATGAACTCGGAACGGATGGATGCTCCAAAAGTTACGTTTTTCGTggaacgaaggatttatcggCGAAGCAAATTCAGGATATGCTTGGCATTGGAAGAGCACCTGGACCGAATCAACAGCAGCCCCAACAGCGAGGTCCTACCGGGCCAGTACCACCGGCTAATCGTTTTTTACAACCGCTACATAAATGCGACATGGCACTGACCGACCTACTTGGTGAGCTACAACGGGATCCGTGGCCTGTTCCACAAGGCAAGCGATTCCTGCGTTCAACAGGAGCAGCACTTTCCATTGCGGTTGGCTTACTGGAATGTACCTACCCGAATACCGGTGCTCGTACGATGTTGTTCCTCGGGGGTCCCTGCTCGCAGGGTCCCGGTCAAGTAGTGGACGATGAACTGAAACATCCAATTCGATCCCATCACGATATCCAAAAGGACAATGCCAAGTATATGAAAAAAGCTATCAAACATTACGAAGCACTTGCGCTGAGGTCGGCGACCAACGGCCATTGCATTGATATTTATTCTTGCGCACTTGATCAAACCGGTCTAATGGAGTTGAAGCAGTGCTGTAACTCAACCGGTGGTCATATGGTTATGGGAGATTCATTCAATTCGTCACTATTTAAACAAACTTACCAGCGAGTTTTTGCAGTGGATCAAAAAGGTGATTTAAAAATGGCTTTCAACGGAACGTTGGAGATTAAATGTTCTCGGGAGCTTAAAATCGAAGGTGGTATAGGATCTTGTGTTTCTTTGAACGTTAAAAACGCTTCGGTGGCCGACTCGGAGATAGGCATGGGAGGAACCGCACAATGGAAACTCTGTACCATGACTCCAAACAGTACGATGGCATTCTTTTTCGAGGTAGCTAATCAGCATGCCGCTCCAATACCTCAGGGCGGTCGGGGTTGCCTACAGTTTATCACTCAGTACCAACATTCCAGTGGTCAGCGAAGGATTCGGGTTACTACTGTGGCACGTAGCTGGGCGGATGCCACTGCAAATCTTCACATGATAAGCGCCGGCTTCGATCAGGAAGCTGCCGCTGTGCTTATGTCTCGGATGGTTGTCTATCGGGCCGAATCGGACGACGGACCTGACACTTTGCGCTGGGTTGATCGGCAGCTCATCCGGCTGTGCCAGAAATTCGGTGAATACAGTAAAGATGATCCCAACAGTTTCCGGCTGGCGGAGAATTTTTCATTGTTCCCGCAGTTCATGTACCATCTGCGACGATCGCAGTTTCTACAAGTATTTAATAACTCGCCTGATGAAACTACATTTTACCGGCACATGCTCATGCGGGAAGACCTCACCCAATCGCTGATCATGATTCAACCAATTCTGTACTCCTATTCGTTCAACGGTCCACCAGAACCGGTCCTACTAGACACGTCGTCCATCCAGCCAGATCGCATTTTGCTGATGGATACTTTCTTCCAAATTCTTATCTTCCATGGGGAAACAATAGCGCAGTGGCGTAATCTGAAGTATCAAGATATGCCCGAATACGAAAACTTTAAGCAACTGCTGCAAGCTCCGGTCGACGATGCTCAGGAAATTTTACAAACCCGTTTTCCGATGCCACGGTACATTGACACCGAACAGGGCGGTTCACAGGCTCGATTTCTGCTATCCAAAGTAAACCCCTCGCAGACGCATAACAACATGTACGCCTACGGACAG ATGGCTGCGTCAACAGCG GATGGAGGAGCGTCGGTACTCACGGACGATGTGTCGCTGCAAGTATTCATGGAGCATCTGAAAAAGCTAGCAGTTTCGTCTACTACGTGA
- the LOC129730303 gene encoding calcineurin B homologous protein 1, with amino-acid sequence MGNKSSLLLCEEEIAQIHEETGFTPNQIERLYSRFTSLDRNDCGTLSREDFLRIPELAINPLCERIVHSFFADSNDDRVNFRQFTRVLAHFRPIKPSKENKLNSREEKLRFAFKMYDLDDDDTISRDELLSILQMMVGANISQDQLNSIAERTIVEADSVGQGKITFEDFCRALERTEVEQKMSIRFLN; translated from the exons ATGGGCAATAAATCGTCACTGTTGCTGTGCGAAGAAGAGATCGCGCAAATTCACGAAGAAACGGGAT TCACCCCCAACCAAATCGAACGTCTGTACTCCCGCTTCACCTCACTGGATCGTAACGACTGTGGCACTCTATCGCGGGaggattttttgcgtattccagAACTAGCCATCAATCCGCTGTGCGAGCGGATCGTACATTCCTTTTTTGCAGACAGCAATGACGATCGGGTTAATTTCCGTCAGTTTACTCGCGTTCTGGCTCATTTCCGGCCAATCAAGCCGAGCAAGGAGAACAAACTGAACAGCCGGGAGGAAAAGTTGAGGTTTGCCTTTAAAATGTATGACTTGGATGACGACGATACGATCTCACGGGACGAGCTGCTGAGCATCTTGCAGATGATGGTCGGAGCCAACATCAGCCAGGATCAGCTGAATAGTATCGCTGAGCGGACGATCGTCGAGGCGGATTCGGTCGGACAGGGCAAGATTACATTTGAGGACTTTTGTCGGGCCCTCGAGCGTACCGAAGTCGAGCAAAAGATGTCGATCCGTTTTCTCAACTGA